A window from Osmia lignaria lignaria isolate PbOS001 chromosome 8, iyOsmLign1, whole genome shotgun sequence encodes these proteins:
- the LOC117606510 gene encoding uncharacterized protein F13E9.13, mitochondrial: protein MLGFHTLFNKGRCSVIGMVHVGALPGSPLYGGDTRKILDNAIKEALIYKDCYVDGILVENMHDIPYVGPKDISPETTAFMTRICTEIKRALPDNLPCGVQILGGCNKEAMAVAKAADFQFIRAEGFVFSHIADEGFTDACAGSLLRYRKQIDAEDVLILADIKKKHSSHSITSDVSLSETVKAAEFFLADGIILTGTATGDPASAAELKEVKEIAKGPVLIGSGVSISNIGNYLSSDAVIVGSYFKVDGKWQNPIDNQKVYNFMRILQKLQNPK from the exons ATGTTGGGATTTCATACACTTTTTAATAAAGGAAGGTGTTCAGTTATTGGGATGGTACATGTTGGTGCACTGCCtg GATCACCTTTGTATGGTGGTGATACAAGAAAAATTTTAGATAATGCTATAAAGGAAGCATTAATATATAAAGATTGTTATGTT GATGGTATCTTGGTGGAAAACATGCACGATATTCCATATGTAGGGCCCaaagatatatctccagaaacTACAGCATTTATGACAAGAATCTGTACAGAAATTAAAAGAGCATTACCTGATAATTTACCTTGTGGTGTACAG attttagGAGGATGTAACAAAGAAGCAATGGCTGTAGCAAAAGCTGCTGATTTTCAGTTTATTAGAGCAGAAGGATTTGTTTTTTCTCATATTGCAGATGAAGGTTTTACAGATGCATGTGCTGGCTCTTTATTGAGGTACAGAAAGCAGATTGATGCAGAAGATGTTCTTATTCTTgctgatattaaaaaaaaacatag TTCACATTCAATCACTTCTGATGTAAGCTTATCAGAAACAGTAAAAGCAGCAGAATTTTTCTTAGCTGATGGAATAATACTGACGGGCACTGCTACTGGTGATCCAGCAAGTGCAGCAGAACTTAAAG AAGTAAAAGAAATTGCCAAAGGACCTGTTCTTATTGGTTCTGGGGTATCAATAAGTAACATAGGAAATTATTTATCATCAGATGCAGTGATTGTAGGATCATATTTTAAAGTAGATGGAAAATGGCAAAATCCAATAGATAATCAAAAAGTGTATAATTTCATGAGAATATTACAAAAACTGCAGAacccaaaataa